From the Lemur catta isolate mLemCat1 chromosome 1, mLemCat1.pri, whole genome shotgun sequence genome, the window CTGAAGTTGATTTTGTCCCGGGTCAGGTTTTGCTACGTGGGTGGGGCTCCGGGGCCCACAGCTAGTCTGGCTGTCCTTGGAGGCACGCGCCTAAGTACTTCACAGGTGTTATTAGCCCAGTTCGTGCTCAGGTAAGTTGCGTTACCTGACAGTGCATTCTGTGGTGCAGGAGAGCGTGGTTCCTGAGCTCGGGCTCTGCAGAGTGGGACTGTCCGGACGGCCGTGGAGGGAGGGTATCCCTGGGGGAGCCATCAAGAGATATTGCCGTGCCCTGGCAGGCGATGGCGAGGGAGCCACCCCtctccttctgggcctcagtgtctggGTTGCCTttatgcaaattagaaaaaggaacCCCTTTAAGATACTGCATCTGTCAGAGGATGGCCCTAATCCACTGCCATCTGCCACCCTGTCGTCCAGGGGGGACACCCCTGTGATGTGGCTCCCTGATGTCGCATGCATCGATCCACTGGGGAGCCTCTGGCAGTTAGGACCCAGGCAAGGCCGCCTGGCTGAGCCCCGCCTGCTCCCCGCCTGCTCCCCGCAGAGATGGTGGCGACGCAGCAGGAGATGAACGACGCGCAGCTGACGCTCCAGCAGCGGGACTACTGCGCCCACTACCTCATCCGGCTGCTCAAGTGCAAGCGTGACAGCTTCCCCAACTTCCTGGCCTGCAAGCACGAGCAGCACGACTGGAACTACTGCGAGCACCTCGAGTGAGCCCCAGGCCCACCCCAAGCCCCTGCCACACCCCTGGCCCCCAGCAGGGTGAGGCTCCAGAAACCAAGAACAGTGAACTAGCTGAGGTTTCCAGCCAGGCCCCACCTTAGTCCAAAAGACACTCTCCAGGGCCCTGCTGGGTGGGCACAGAGGAAAAacctgggtggggcagagggctgAAGCCACCTGAGGAGCGGCCCAGCCTGGGTTCCAGCGGGAggcccctgcccttccctggggcTCCCTGGTGGCCACCAAGGAGGCAATGGGTGGAGTCAGAGCGGCCGGCACCTGCTTGGCCGCTCCCGACAGGAACCACAGGCACACGGGTGCTCTGGGACACTGTCCCAGTCCCATCCACTTCCCAGGGCTGTGGGAAAGCCATGTGCTGGCCAGAGAGCCTGGTGACCCTCCTTGTGCTCTGCCCCAGCTACGTGATGCGCATGAAGGAGTATGAACGCGAGCGGCGGCTGCTCCAGCGGAAGAAGCGGCgtgagaagagggaggcagaggcggccaggggccaggggcccgGAGAGGTGGCTCCGGAGGTGGCTCTATAGGGGATCCACCCCCAACCCTGTggaccaaagaaataaaagcctcGAGGCTCCTCAGCTGAGCCCACTCTTACTGCAGAGGTGCTGCCTGGTGGTCCCCAAGCCCATAGAAGAAACACACAGGGATGGAGTCCGACAGGGACAGGCAGCTTTTATTCCAGGTACTGGAGAGCTGtggccccctctcctcctccagaaTGACACTGGGGTTGGGGACGACAGCTGGGCTTGGCTGAGCGGCTCAGAGCAGGAAGGGGATGATGGGCATGCGCAGGGGTGGGTAGTCACGGAACTCCTTCAGGTAGCTGCGGTGCTTGCCCTTGGCCCAGATGGTCATCTGGGTGAAGCCCACCAGGGAGAAAAGGGCCACTGTGGGGAAGAACGGGGGCGTAGGGAGGGGCTGCCGGGCCCAGATGGGTACGGCCCTGCTGAGGGAGGGGCGGCAGGCTCACCTGGGAGACACTGTGTCATGATGGCAAAGCCGATCCAGGACCCCACctgtgggcagaggaggtgggagggtgagGGCAGGCCGGGCTGGGCA encodes:
- the LOC123636997 gene encoding NADH dehydrogenase [ubiquinone] 1 beta subcomplex subunit 7, coding for MGAHLVRRYLGDSSVEPDPLRMPTFPPHYGFPERKEREMVATQQEMNDAQLTLQQRDYCAHYLIRLLKCKRDSFPNFLACKHEQHDWNYCEHLDYVMRMKEYERERRLLQRKKRREKREAEAARGQGPGEVAPEVAL